One segment of Mycolicibacterium sp. YH-1 DNA contains the following:
- a CDS encoding DUF6131 family protein, whose product MIAIGVILLILGLIFSVPILTYIGVVALVIGAVFWMLGAAGHAVGGRKVWY is encoded by the coding sequence ATGATTGCCATTGGCGTGATTCTGCTCATTCTCGGCCTGATCTTCTCGGTGCCGATCCTGACCTACATCGGCGTCGTCGCCCTGGTTATCGGGGCGGTGTTCTGGATGCTCGGCGCTGCCGGGCACGCGGTGGGTGGCCGCAAGGTCTGGTATTAG
- a CDS encoding SDR family oxidoreductase, whose protein sequence is MDISSCTALVTGANRGLGRHFASELLRRGARVYAGARDPASVDVDGAIPVAIDLADPASVTAAAEAAGDVTLLVNNAGISLGTDFLTADLDDVRKEMDTNYFGTLSVVRAFVPVIERNGGGGMLNVLSVLSWLSIPDSGGYCASKSAAWSMTNALRVQLAGRGITVTGLHVGLMDTDMTAGMDGQKSDPADVAALGIDAVAAGAHEVLADDVSRHVQAGLAAGVPGVYPQFA, encoded by the coding sequence ATGGACATCTCCTCGTGCACAGCTCTTGTCACCGGCGCCAATCGCGGGCTCGGTCGGCACTTCGCGTCTGAACTCCTGCGCCGAGGCGCTCGGGTGTACGCCGGCGCGCGCGACCCCGCCTCGGTCGACGTGGACGGCGCCATCCCCGTGGCGATCGACCTGGCGGATCCGGCATCGGTGACCGCGGCGGCCGAGGCCGCCGGGGATGTCACGCTTCTGGTGAACAACGCTGGCATCTCGCTCGGTACCGACTTCCTGACCGCCGATCTCGACGACGTGCGAAAGGAGATGGACACCAACTACTTCGGCACCCTGTCGGTGGTGCGCGCATTCGTGCCCGTCATCGAGCGCAATGGCGGGGGCGGCATGCTGAACGTGTTGTCGGTGCTGTCGTGGCTGAGCATTCCCGACAGCGGCGGGTACTGCGCGTCGAAGTCCGCGGCCTGGTCGATGACCAATGCGCTGCGGGTCCAGCTCGCCGGCCGGGGGATCACGGTGACGGGACTGCACGTCGGCCTGATGGACACCGACATGACCGCCGGCATGGACGGACAGAAGAGCGATCCCGCTGATGTCGCCGCGCTGGGGATCGACGCCGTCGCGGCCGGCGCCCACGAGGTCCTGGCCGATGACGTGAGTAGGCACGTGCAGGCGGGCCTCGCCGCGGGGGTGCCCGGCGTGTACCCGCAGTTCGCCTAG
- a CDS encoding CoA ester lyase translates to MALTHTGPGWLFCPADRPERFAKAAAAADVVILDLEDGVAAKDREAARAALIDTPLDPARTVVRVNPATTPDHALDVKALTRTDYTTVMLAKTESADQVRSLAPLDVVVLVETPLGALAVTDTARVDNAYAVMWGAEDLFASTGGTANRWPDGSYRDVAKHVRSQSLLAAKAFGKMALDSVYVNIKDLDGLRAETDDAVAVGFDAKVAIHPTQVAVIRAGYAPSDEEIEWARAVLEKARAERGVFQHDGQMVDMPVLRRAERIVALAPAN, encoded by the coding sequence ATGGCATTGACGCACACGGGGCCCGGCTGGTTGTTCTGCCCCGCCGACCGGCCGGAACGCTTCGCGAAGGCGGCGGCCGCGGCCGACGTGGTGATCCTCGACCTCGAAGACGGCGTCGCCGCCAAGGATCGCGAGGCCGCCCGTGCCGCGCTGATCGACACACCGCTCGATCCTGCTCGCACCGTTGTGCGGGTCAACCCGGCGACCACGCCCGATCACGCGCTCGACGTCAAGGCGCTGACTCGCACCGACTACACCACGGTGATGTTGGCGAAGACCGAGTCCGCGGACCAGGTGCGCTCGCTGGCGCCACTGGACGTCGTCGTCCTGGTCGAGACTCCGCTGGGCGCACTGGCCGTCACCGACACCGCGCGTGTCGACAACGCGTACGCGGTGATGTGGGGTGCCGAGGATCTGTTCGCCTCCACCGGTGGCACGGCCAATCGCTGGCCCGACGGCAGCTACCGCGATGTCGCCAAGCACGTCCGCTCGCAGAGTCTGCTGGCCGCCAAGGCCTTTGGGAAGATGGCGCTGGACTCGGTGTACGTCAACATCAAGGACCTCGACGGACTGCGCGCCGAGACCGATGACGCGGTGGCGGTCGGATTCGACGCCAAGGTGGCCATTCACCCCACCCAGGTCGCCGTGATCAGGGCCGGGTACGCCCCGTCCGATGAGGAGATCGAGTGGGCGCGCGCCGTTCTGGAGAAGGCGCGCGCCGAGCGTGGCGTGTTCCAGCACGACGGCCAGATGGTCGATATGCCGGTGCTGCGGCGCGCTGAGCGCATCGTCGCGCTCGCGCCGGCGAACTGA
- a CDS encoding carboxyl transferase domain-containing protein — translation MATRASHREQHLELVAQLRTKLSAAALGGPERARERHVSRGKLLPRDRVDGLLDPGSPFLELAPLAANGMYDDECPGAGIIAGIGRVAGRECMVVANDATVKGGTYYPLTVKKHLRAQEIAGQNRLPCVYLVDSGGAFLPRQDEVFPDRDHFGRIFFNQANLSARGIPQIAAVLGSCTAGGAYVPAMSDEAVIVRNQGTIFLGGPPLVKAATGEVVSAEDLGGGDLHSKVSGVTDHLAHDDRDALRIVRRIVGTLGPRTATPWDVAETVDPIADQTELYDVVPIDSRVPYDVHEVITRIVDGGEFQEFKAEYGTTLVTGFARIHGHPVGIVANNGVLFGESAVKGAHFIELCDKRSVPLLFLQNIAGFMVGRDYEAGGIAKHGAKMVTAVACARVPKMTVVIGGSYGAGNYSMCGRAYSPRFLWMWPNARISVMGGEQAASVLATVRGDMTPEQEEAFKAPIRDEYEAQGNPYYSTARLWDDGVIDPADTRTVVGLALSVVAQAPLEPVSYGVFRM, via the coding sequence ATGGCAACGCGGGCATCTCATCGCGAGCAACACCTGGAGCTGGTGGCGCAGTTGCGCACTAAGCTCTCGGCCGCCGCACTCGGCGGCCCCGAGCGCGCCCGGGAGCGTCACGTCAGCAGGGGCAAGCTCTTGCCGCGCGACCGCGTCGACGGACTGCTCGACCCCGGCTCGCCATTTCTGGAACTCGCGCCGCTGGCCGCCAACGGCATGTACGACGACGAGTGCCCGGGGGCGGGAATCATCGCCGGCATCGGCCGGGTGGCCGGGCGCGAGTGCATGGTGGTCGCCAACGATGCGACCGTCAAGGGCGGTACCTATTACCCGCTGACGGTCAAGAAGCATCTGCGCGCACAGGAGATCGCAGGCCAGAACCGGTTGCCCTGCGTCTACCTCGTTGACTCCGGCGGGGCGTTCCTGCCGCGTCAGGACGAGGTCTTCCCCGACCGCGACCACTTCGGCCGCATCTTCTTCAACCAGGCCAATCTCAGTGCCCGGGGCATACCGCAGATCGCGGCGGTGCTCGGATCCTGCACCGCCGGTGGCGCGTACGTGCCCGCCATGAGCGACGAGGCCGTCATCGTGCGGAACCAGGGCACCATCTTCCTGGGTGGGCCGCCACTGGTGAAGGCCGCCACCGGCGAGGTGGTGTCGGCCGAGGACCTGGGCGGCGGCGACCTGCACTCCAAGGTCTCGGGTGTCACCGACCATCTGGCGCATGACGATCGCGACGCGCTGCGGATCGTCCGCCGCATCGTCGGCACACTCGGGCCGCGCACCGCGACACCGTGGGATGTCGCGGAGACGGTGGATCCGATCGCCGATCAGACCGAGCTCTACGACGTCGTGCCCATCGACTCACGCGTGCCCTACGACGTGCACGAGGTGATCACGCGCATCGTCGATGGCGGCGAGTTCCAGGAGTTCAAGGCCGAGTACGGCACCACGCTGGTCACCGGATTCGCGCGCATTCACGGCCATCCGGTGGGCATCGTGGCCAACAACGGTGTGCTGTTCGGCGAGTCGGCGGTCAAGGGCGCGCACTTCATCGAGTTGTGCGACAAGCGCTCTGTGCCACTGCTGTTCCTGCAGAACATCGCCGGCTTCATGGTCGGCCGCGACTACGAGGCGGGCGGTATCGCCAAGCACGGTGCCAAGATGGTCACCGCCGTCGCCTGTGCCCGGGTGCCGAAGATGACCGTGGTGATCGGCGGCTCGTACGGGGCCGGCAACTACTCGATGTGTGGGCGCGCCTACTCGCCGCGGTTCCTGTGGATGTGGCCCAACGCGCGCATCTCGGTGATGGGCGGTGAACAGGCCGCGTCAGTGCTCGCGACGGTGCGCGGTGACATGACGCCCGAGCAGGAAGAGGCGTTCAAGGCGCCGATCCGCGATGAGTACGAGGCGCAGGGAAATCCGTACTACTCGACGGCCCGGCTGTGGGATGACGGTGTGATCGATCCAGCCGACACGAGAACCGTTGTCGGACTAGCCCTGTCGGTGGTGGCACAGGCTCCCTTGGAGCCGGTGTCCTACGGCGTGTTCAGGATGTGA
- a CDS encoding TetR/AcrR family transcriptional regulator translates to MSNTPSGSADHGTVETPRSRAKSDRRSQLIAAAEHLVAERGFTSVRLEDIGAAAGVSGPAIYRHFPNKEALLVEILVGISTRLLAGATEVVARGEDAETTLHGLIDFHLDFALGESDLIRIQDRDLGQLPAPAERQVRRAQRQYVEIWVDVLRRFDDALGEDDARLMAHASFGLINSVSHSVKQTPPPSSRAVLRAMTVAAMMSAPRG, encoded by the coding sequence GTGTCGAACACGCCCAGCGGGTCAGCCGACCACGGCACGGTCGAGACACCCCGCAGCAGAGCCAAATCCGACCGTCGCAGCCAGCTGATCGCGGCCGCCGAACACCTCGTCGCCGAGCGCGGGTTCACCTCTGTGCGGCTCGAGGACATCGGTGCCGCAGCAGGTGTCAGCGGACCGGCGATCTACCGCCACTTCCCCAACAAGGAGGCGCTGCTCGTCGAGATCCTGGTCGGTATCAGTACCCGGCTGCTCGCAGGTGCCACCGAGGTTGTGGCGCGCGGCGAAGACGCGGAGACCACGCTGCACGGCCTCATCGACTTCCACCTCGACTTCGCGCTCGGCGAGTCCGATCTGATCAGGATCCAGGACCGCGACCTCGGACAGCTGCCCGCTCCGGCCGAGCGTCAGGTTCGCCGCGCACAGCGTCAGTACGTGGAGATCTGGGTAGACGTCCTGCGCCGATTCGATGACGCGCTCGGCGAGGACGACGCACGGCTCATGGCGCACGCCAGCTTCGGATTGATCAACTCCGTATCGCACAGCGTCAAACAGACACCGCCACCGTCATCCCGCGCAGTGCTGCGCGCAATGACGGTGGCGGCAATGATGTCCGCTCCGCGCGGCTAA
- a CDS encoding acyl-CoA dehydrogenase family protein, which translates to MTEFLSTGSLPDHYDQLAKTVRDFAQSVVAPVAAKHDREHSFPYAVVEGMADMGLFGLPFPEEYGGMGGDYFALCLALEELGKVDQSVAITLEAGVSLGAMPVYRFGNDEQKQEWLPLLASGKALGAFGLTEAGGGTDAGATKTTAKLDDGHWIINGTKQFITNSGTDITKLVTVTAVTGESGGKKEISSILVPVPTEGFTAEPAYDKVGWNASDTHPLSFDDVRVPQENLLGERGRGYANFLRILDEGRIAIAALSVGAAQGCVDECIKYAKERQAFGAAIGTYQAIAFKIARMEARAHAARAAYYDAAALMLSGKPFKKAAAVAKLVASEAAMDNSRDATQVFGGYGFMNEYPVARHYRDSKILEIGEGTTEVQLMLIAREAGL; encoded by the coding sequence ATGACCGAATTCCTTTCCACAGGATCGCTGCCCGACCACTACGACCAACTCGCAAAGACCGTCCGCGACTTCGCCCAGTCGGTCGTCGCGCCGGTGGCCGCCAAGCACGACCGTGAGCACTCGTTCCCGTACGCCGTTGTCGAGGGCATGGCCGACATGGGTCTGTTCGGGTTGCCGTTCCCCGAGGAGTACGGCGGTATGGGCGGCGACTACTTCGCGCTGTGTCTGGCGTTGGAGGAGCTCGGCAAAGTCGACCAGAGCGTGGCCATCACGCTGGAGGCCGGTGTGTCACTGGGCGCGATGCCGGTGTACCGCTTCGGAAACGACGAGCAGAAGCAGGAGTGGCTGCCGCTGTTGGCCAGCGGTAAGGCACTCGGCGCGTTCGGTCTGACGGAGGCGGGCGGCGGCACCGACGCGGGAGCCACGAAGACCACCGCCAAGCTCGACGACGGACACTGGATCATCAACGGCACCAAGCAGTTCATCACCAACTCCGGCACCGACATCACCAAGCTGGTCACGGTCACCGCCGTCACCGGTGAGTCCGGTGGCAAGAAGGAGATCTCCTCGATTCTGGTGCCGGTGCCCACCGAGGGTTTCACCGCAGAACCGGCCTACGACAAGGTGGGTTGGAACGCATCGGACACCCACCCGCTGTCCTTCGACGACGTGCGGGTGCCCCAGGAGAACCTGCTGGGCGAGCGCGGCCGCGGTTACGCCAACTTCCTGCGCATCCTCGACGAGGGGCGCATCGCGATCGCTGCGCTGTCGGTCGGTGCCGCGCAGGGCTGTGTCGACGAGTGCATCAAGTACGCCAAGGAGCGGCAGGCCTTCGGTGCCGCCATCGGCACCTATCAGGCCATCGCCTTCAAGATCGCGCGGATGGAGGCCCGTGCTCACGCCGCACGTGCCGCCTACTACGACGCCGCGGCGCTCATGCTGTCCGGCAAGCCATTCAAGAAGGCGGCCGCAGTGGCCAAGCTGGTCGCCAGCGAGGCCGCCATGGACAACTCCCGGGACGCCACCCAGGTGTTCGGCGGCTACGGTTTCATGAACGAGTACCCGGTGGCACGCCACTACCGAGACAGCAAGATCCTCGAAATCGGGGAGGGCACCACGGAGGTCCAGTTAATGCTGATCGCACGCGAGGCCGGCCTGTGA
- a CDS encoding MFS transporter, giving the protein MTSPGTVSLTAGRSRVAAWALWDTGATGMNAIVVTFVFSVYLTGQVGAGLDGPVTPAEWLGRALTASGLVVAVLAPATGIWVDAAHRRRTVLTVLTGAAVLLTASMSLIRDDPDYLWPGLALLACTAACSDLATVPYNAMLRDLSTPQTSGRISGFGSAAGYFGTVLLLLVVYLGLVAGGGDTRGLLGIPADDGWPVRSAMLLTAAWFTLFALPLLLSRRTEAVVDDTPRVGLLGAYRKLWAELTDQWKRDHNIVYYLIASAIFRDGLTGVFTFGAVLGVTVYGISQADVLLFGICACIVAALGAVLGGLIDDRVGSKPVIVTSLSAMIVVASTLISLDGPIAFWICGLLLCLFIGPTQSSARTQMLRLTTEGKEGVSFGLYTTTGRAASPLAPWFFAMAIAIFGTDRAGMGGLVAVLALGLFAMLLVRTPRSADRTADSQA; this is encoded by the coding sequence ATGACCAGCCCCGGCACGGTGTCGCTGACCGCCGGGAGGTCGCGAGTCGCGGCGTGGGCGCTGTGGGACACCGGCGCCACAGGGATGAACGCCATCGTGGTGACGTTCGTCTTCTCGGTGTATCTCACCGGACAGGTGGGCGCGGGTCTGGACGGGCCCGTCACGCCGGCGGAGTGGCTTGGCCGCGCGCTGACGGCGTCCGGGCTCGTGGTCGCCGTACTGGCCCCCGCGACGGGGATCTGGGTCGACGCCGCGCACCGCAGACGGACGGTGCTCACGGTGCTGACGGGCGCCGCCGTTCTTCTGACGGCCTCGATGAGCCTCATCCGCGACGATCCCGACTACCTGTGGCCGGGACTGGCGCTACTGGCGTGTACCGCGGCGTGCAGTGATCTGGCCACGGTGCCCTACAACGCGATGCTCCGCGATCTGTCCACGCCGCAGACATCGGGTCGAATCTCCGGATTCGGTTCCGCAGCGGGCTATTTCGGCACAGTCCTGCTGTTGTTGGTGGTCTACCTCGGCTTGGTCGCCGGTGGCGGTGACACCCGCGGGCTGCTGGGAATCCCCGCCGACGACGGCTGGCCGGTGCGGTCGGCGATGCTGCTGACGGCGGCCTGGTTCACGCTGTTCGCGCTGCCGCTGCTGCTGTCCCGTCGTACCGAGGCGGTTGTCGACGACACACCTCGCGTGGGCCTGCTCGGCGCGTACCGCAAACTCTGGGCAGAGTTGACCGACCAGTGGAAACGCGATCACAACATCGTCTACTACCTGATCGCTAGCGCGATCTTCCGCGACGGGTTGACCGGCGTCTTCACCTTCGGGGCGGTACTCGGCGTCACCGTGTACGGCATATCGCAGGCCGACGTCCTGCTGTTCGGCATCTGCGCGTGCATCGTCGCCGCCCTGGGGGCGGTACTGGGCGGACTGATCGACGATCGCGTCGGATCCAAACCGGTCATCGTCACGTCGCTGTCCGCGATGATCGTGGTGGCATCCACCCTGATAAGCCTCGACGGGCCCATCGCGTTCTGGATCTGCGGGCTGCTCCTGTGTCTGTTCATCGGGCCCACCCAGTCATCAGCGCGCACGCAGATGCTGCGCCTGACGACCGAGGGCAAGGAGGGCGTGTCGTTCGGCCTCTACACGACGACGGGTCGGGCGGCATCGCCGTTGGCGCCGTGGTTCTTCGCGATGGCCATCGCGATATTCGGGACGGACCGCGCCGGCATGGGCGGGCTGGTCGCCGTCCTGGCGCTCGGGTTGTTCGCGATGCTGCTGGTGCGAACGCCCAGATCAGCTGACCGGACTGCAGATAGTCAGGCCTGA
- a CDS encoding MaoC family dehydratase yields the protein MTDAEGTAKKVIVQRGLWFEEFETGVLYQHRPGRTITEADNVLFTTLTMNTQALHLDAAFSDAQPPFNQRLVNSMFTLSTLVGLSVTQLTQGTIVGNLGFSDVAFPKPLFHGDTMYAETEVTDKRESKSRPGEGIVTFSHVARNQHGDVVATASRKTMVRKRPAEEAGDA from the coding sequence GTGACCGACGCCGAGGGGACCGCGAAGAAGGTCATCGTCCAGCGGGGCCTGTGGTTCGAGGAGTTCGAGACCGGGGTGCTGTATCAGCACCGCCCGGGTCGGACCATCACCGAAGCCGACAACGTGCTGTTCACCACGCTCACCATGAACACTCAGGCGCTGCATCTCGACGCCGCGTTCTCCGATGCGCAGCCGCCGTTCAACCAACGCCTGGTGAACTCGATGTTCACGTTGTCCACGCTGGTCGGACTGTCGGTGACGCAGCTGACCCAGGGCACCATCGTCGGCAACCTCGGTTTCAGCGATGTCGCGTTCCCGAAGCCCCTGTTCCACGGCGACACGATGTACGCCGAGACCGAGGTGACCGACAAGCGCGAGTCGAAGAGCCGGCCGGGGGAGGGCATCGTCACGTTCTCTCACGTCGCGCGCAACCAGCACGGTGACGTGGTGGCGACCGCATCGCGAAAGACCATGGTGCGCAAGCGCCCCGCCGAGGAAGCCGGAGACGCCTGA
- a CDS encoding biotin carboxylase N-terminal domain-containing protein: MTLTSQTAFDTVLVANRGEIAVRVIRTLRAMGIRSVAVFSDADAGARHVAEADVAVRLGPAPARQSYLDISLVVAAARRTGAQAVHPGYGFLSENAEFAAALKAAGITFIGPPVGAIETMGDKIAAKAAVSAFDVPVVPGISRPGLTDDDLIGGAAEVGFPVLVKPSAGGGGKGMRVVHQASELPAALVSARREAASAFGDDTLFLERFVLNPRHIEVQVLADGHGNVIHLGERECSLQRRHQKVIEEAPSPLLDPETRARIGAAACATARSVDYTGAGTVEFIVSADQPDEFFFMEMNTRLQVEHPVTEMVTGVDLVEQQVHIAAGHVLAISQDDVVMTGHAIEARVYAEDPAHDFLPTGGDVIDVVEPSGAGVRVDSGIYPGTVVGSDYDPMLAKVIAHAADRPAALRALDRALADTAVLGVTTNIDFLRFLLVDPDVIAGRLDTGLLDRRTPDYVGVHASDDELIAAAADRWLRRWTTRGDDLWDVPTGWRMGDPAPTTARLRSGDRTDHVHITGVPTDASARVEDGEGRSLTATLDGRTLVVTLDGLRTEYVVAESGDRVWLSGERNVAVEELREAPVRPDDEHSGDAELVSPMPGSVVAAGVEDGATVTAGTVVVTVEAMKMEHALSSPVDGVVELHVAVGDQVKVGQVLARIIAEETTS, encoded by the coding sequence ATGACATTAACTTCGCAGACCGCCTTTGACACCGTCCTGGTCGCCAACCGCGGAGAGATCGCGGTCCGGGTCATCCGCACCCTGCGTGCCATGGGAATCCGCTCGGTGGCGGTTTTCAGTGACGCCGACGCCGGGGCCCGCCACGTCGCGGAGGCCGATGTGGCGGTGCGCCTCGGACCGGCACCGGCACGACAGAGCTACCTCGACATCTCCCTCGTGGTGGCCGCCGCGCGTCGAACCGGCGCGCAGGCTGTGCACCCCGGCTACGGATTCCTCTCGGAGAACGCCGAATTCGCCGCGGCCCTGAAGGCCGCGGGTATCACGTTCATCGGGCCGCCGGTGGGTGCCATTGAGACGATGGGCGACAAGATCGCCGCCAAGGCCGCCGTGTCAGCGTTCGATGTTCCTGTGGTTCCCGGTATCTCACGCCCCGGCCTCACCGATGACGATCTGATCGGCGGTGCGGCAGAGGTTGGCTTCCCGGTGCTGGTGAAGCCGTCCGCCGGTGGCGGTGGCAAGGGCATGCGCGTGGTGCACCAGGCCTCCGAACTGCCGGCCGCACTCGTCAGTGCGCGTCGCGAGGCGGCCTCCGCCTTCGGTGACGACACCCTGTTCCTCGAGCGGTTCGTGTTGAACCCCAGGCACATCGAGGTTCAGGTCCTCGCCGACGGCCACGGCAACGTCATCCACCTCGGGGAGCGCGAGTGCAGCCTGCAGCGTCGCCACCAGAAGGTCATCGAGGAGGCACCCTCGCCGCTGCTGGACCCCGAGACGCGGGCCCGCATCGGTGCGGCCGCATGCGCCACCGCCCGTAGCGTCGACTACACCGGCGCAGGCACCGTGGAGTTCATCGTGTCCGCCGACCAGCCCGACGAGTTCTTCTTCATGGAGATGAACACGCGCCTGCAGGTCGAACATCCGGTGACCGAGATGGTGACCGGCGTGGACCTCGTCGAACAACAGGTTCACATCGCGGCGGGTCACGTGCTGGCGATCAGCCAGGACGACGTCGTGATGACCGGGCACGCCATCGAGGCGCGGGTGTACGCCGAAGACCCCGCCCACGACTTCCTGCCGACTGGCGGTGACGTCATCGATGTCGTCGAACCCTCCGGCGCCGGCGTGCGTGTGGACTCCGGCATCTACCCGGGCACCGTCGTCGGCAGCGACTACGACCCGATGCTGGCCAAGGTCATCGCCCACGCCGCCGACCGGCCCGCGGCGCTGCGTGCGCTGGACCGCGCCCTGGCCGACACGGCGGTCCTCGGCGTGACCACCAACATCGACTTCCTGCGGTTCCTGCTGGTCGACCCGGATGTGATCGCGGGACGGCTGGACACCGGGCTGCTGGACCGTCGCACGCCCGACTACGTCGGTGTTCACGCCAGCGATGACGAACTGATCGCCGCCGCCGCCGACAGGTGGCTGCGCCGCTGGACAACCCGCGGCGATGACCTGTGGGACGTGCCCACCGGTTGGCGGATGGGCGATCCCGCACCCACCACAGCGCGATTGCGCTCAGGTGACCGCACCGATCACGTCCACATCACCGGTGTCCCCACCGATGCGAGCGCGCGGGTCGAGGACGGCGAGGGCCGTTCGCTGACAGCCACGCTCGACGGGCGCACACTGGTGGTGACCCTGGACGGTCTGCGTACCGAGTACGTGGTCGCCGAGTCCGGTGATCGGGTCTGGCTGTCGGGTGAGCGCAACGTCGCCGTCGAGGAACTGCGCGAGGCCCCGGTGCGCCCCGACGACGAGCACAGCGGCGACGCCGAACTCGTCAGCCCCATGCCGGGTTCGGTGGTCGCGGCCGGAGTCGAGGACGGGGCGACCGTCACCGCCGGCACCGTCGTGGTCACCGTCGAGGCCATGAAGATGGAACACGCGCTGTCATCGCCCGTCGATGGCGTCGTCGAACTACACGTCGCCGTCGGCGACCAGGTCAAGGTGGGCCAGGTCCTGGCCCGGATCATCGCAGAGGAGACCACGTCATGA
- a CDS encoding MmpS family transport accessory protein: MTDSRRDESDPTQQLPYEYPGYADPAYANQASYGPSYQAPPTPDQTQQLPPYSPHTYQPPPTEQFGAQYPPAGQPPEPPEPEGPPTRLWLWALAALSVVIVIGLVIALVVVNTSQQETVVAPPTSPPEPSFTTAPPTTTLTPSAPRLPLPFPIPGPTPPGGSATPGETETVVYNVTGTGRAINITYIDSGGMFQTEFNVMLPWSKQVELSAPAEQSASVSIINVGREIGCSISINGVPLQERSGSGLTICSPVS; the protein is encoded by the coding sequence ATGACGGATTCACGACGCGACGAGTCGGATCCGACGCAGCAACTGCCCTACGAGTACCCGGGCTACGCCGATCCCGCTTACGCGAACCAGGCGTCGTACGGCCCGTCCTATCAGGCTCCGCCGACGCCCGACCAGACTCAGCAACTGCCTCCGTACTCGCCCCACACCTATCAGCCGCCGCCGACCGAGCAGTTCGGTGCGCAGTACCCCCCGGCTGGCCAACCGCCCGAGCCCCCCGAGCCAGAGGGGCCCCCCACGCGGCTGTGGTTGTGGGCGCTGGCGGCGCTGTCGGTGGTCATAGTCATCGGTCTCGTCATCGCGCTGGTCGTCGTCAACACATCGCAGCAGGAGACGGTCGTCGCACCCCCCACCTCGCCTCCCGAGCCGAGTTTCACCACGGCTCCCCCGACGACCACGCTCACACCGAGCGCACCCCGGCTGCCACTGCCGTTCCCGATTCCGGGCCCAACCCCGCCGGGAGGGTCCGCCACACCGGGTGAGACCGAGACCGTCGTCTACAACGTCACCGGCACCGGCCGCGCCATCAACATCACCTACATCGACAGCGGCGGCATGTTCCAGACCGAGTTCAACGTCATGCTGCCCTGGAGCAAGCAGGTGGAACTCTCGGCGCCCGCCGAGCAGTCGGCGAGTGTCAGCATCATCAACGTCGGTCGCGAGATCGGTTGCTCCATCTCGATCAACGGCGTGCCGCTTCAGGAGCGGTCGGGCTCAGGCCTGACTATCTGCAGTCCGGTCAGCTGA
- a CDS encoding enoyl-CoA hydratase yields MSDLVLTQVEDRVALITINDPDRRNAVTSEISAALRNAVESVEDDPDVHALIVTGAGKAFCAGADLSALGSATEDGLRVIYDGFLALADCSLPTIAAVNGPAVGAGLNLALAADVRIAGPAALFDPRFQKLGIHPGGGATWMLQRAVGPQVARASLLFGMRFDADAAVRYGLALQVSDDPVAAAKELAAGPASAPREVVLATKASMRATANPGTVDVDQHRTAVDVEIGPQAISIESPEFAARLAAAKRK; encoded by the coding sequence GTGTCTGATCTCGTATTGACGCAGGTCGAGGACCGCGTCGCCCTCATCACGATCAACGATCCCGACCGCCGAAACGCCGTCACTTCGGAGATCTCCGCCGCCCTGCGAAACGCGGTCGAATCCGTGGAGGACGACCCCGACGTCCACGCCCTCATCGTCACCGGCGCGGGTAAGGCCTTCTGCGCGGGTGCCGACCTGAGCGCGCTCGGCTCCGCCACCGAGGACGGCCTGCGTGTCATCTACGACGGATTCCTCGCCCTGGCGGACTGCTCGCTGCCGACGATCGCCGCGGTGAACGGCCCCGCCGTGGGCGCCGGCCTGAACCTGGCGCTGGCCGCCGATGTCCGCATCGCGGGCCCGGCCGCCCTGTTCGACCCGCGGTTCCAGAAGCTCGGCATCCACCCCGGCGGTGGCGCGACGTGGATGCTGCAGCGCGCCGTCGGCCCGCAGGTCGCACGGGCGTCGCTGCTGTTCGGCATGCGTTTCGACGCCGACGCGGCGGTCCGGTACGGCCTGGCGCTGCAGGTTTCCGACGATCCGGTCGCGGCAGCCAAGGAACTCGCCGCCGGTCCCGCCTCAGCGCCTCGCGAGGTGGTCCTGGCCACCAAGGCATCGATGCGCGCGACGGCCAATCCGGGCACGGTCGACGTCGATCAGCACCGCACCGCCGTGGACGTCGAGATCGGCCCGCAGGCTATCTCTATCGAATCCCCTGAGTTCGCAGCACGTTTGGCGGCGGCGAAGCGCAAGTAG